The window TGGACCAGCCGGCGCATCGTGTCGTCGTCGTACCTATCGTCCAGCCCCGCGAGCAGACGACGGATGGTCCGGTGGCTCTGCATCAGGAGGTCGGCTGCATTCGGCATGTCGGTCGCGCGTGTCGTCGCGCTGGCAACCGAATACCCGCAACGCGCGCGCGTGATGCACGGATCACTCGACGAGACGCGCTGCAAGCGACGCGAGCAGCGGTTCGCAGGCATCGCGGTCGGCGTCGGAGATGCCGGTCGCGGCGAGGAGGAACGGCTCGAACAGCTGCCAGCCCAGCAGCAGCGCCGCGACGGCGGCGACCGCGACACGTGCCCCGAGCGGATCGTCGACGTCGTGCTGCGCGCGAACGAGCTCGACGAGCCGCGCAATGATCGGGAACTCATCCTGCAGCGCTCGTGGATCGGCGCCGTCGAGCAGGGCACGGGCCAGCGCCGGCGTGTACGGCTCGCCCCGGCTGCGCAGACGGAACACCGCGCTCACGGCCTCGCGTGCATCGCGCGCGTCGGCGACGACACCGGCTCCCTGACGCGTCGCGTGCTGCAGCACCGCGCCGAGCAGCGCCTCCTTCGAGCCGAAGTACCGGTGGACCAGGGCGTGGTTGACACCGGCCGCGGCCGCGATCTCGCGCACGGAGACGCTGTGCGGCGGCCGCGTCGCGAACAGGTGCATCGCCGCGTCGAGGATGGCCTCGCACGCCTCGGCCCGTGGTCTGCGCCGCGTCGCCACTTGCGCCAATGTAGTCGGCCGGTTACATTCGCTTGGTAACCCGTCGGTTACCTCGTGCCCGGAGGTCCCCATGCTGCGAGTCGTCGCCGGTCCCAAGCGGGTGCGCCGCCTGCCCGACGGCTGGGAGCCGCTGGTCCCGCGCCGGTTCGGCCTCCGCCCCCTCTCCCCCGTCATCGGGGCCGAGATCGAGGGCGTCGACCTGCGCGAGCCGCTCGACGACGAGACGCACGCCGAGCTGCACCGTGCGCTGCTCGAGTGGAAGGTCCTCTTCTTCCGCGACCAGCACGTCACGGGCGCGCAGCACCGCGCCTTCGCGGCGCGCTGGGGCGAGCTCGAGATCCACCCGTTCCTGCCCGCAGGCGAGACTCCCGAGGTCGTCCGCTTCGCCAAGGGCCCCGACGACCGCGGCTACGAGAACGTCTGGCACAGCGACGTGTCGTGGCGGCAGATCCCGTCGCTGGGCTCCGTGCTGCGCGCCGTCGAGGCTCCCCCGGTCGGCGGCGACACGCTCTTCGCCGACATGGCGTG of the Acidimicrobiia bacterium genome contains:
- a CDS encoding TauD/TfdA family dioxygenase, which produces MLRVVAGPKRVRRLPDGWEPLVPRRFGLRPLSPVIGAEIEGVDLREPLDDETHAELHRALLEWKVLFFRDQHVTGAQHRAFAARWGELEIHPFLPAGETPEVVRFAKGPDDRGYENVWHSDVSWRQIPSLGSVLRAVEAPPVGGDTLFADMACAYDNLPGDVRDRIDGLVAVHDFTRTFGQGISDPDELARMQERYPAVEHPVVRTHPETGRKLLYVNRVFTSHIVGMDADESDALLELLCEQAQVPEYQCRFKWARDSIAFWDNRAVQHYAASDYYPNVRVMERATIIGDKPY
- a CDS encoding helix-turn-helix domain-containing protein, with product MATRRRPRAEACEAILDAAMHLFATRPPHSVSVREIAAAAGVNHALVHRYFGSKEALLGAVLQHATRQGAGVVADARDAREAVSAVFRLRSRGEPYTPALARALLDGADPRALQDEFPIIARLVELVRAQHDVDDPLGARVAVAAVAALLLGWQLFEPFLLAATGISDADRDACEPLLASLAARLVE